A DNA window from Parabacteroides johnsonii DSM 18315 contains the following coding sequences:
- a CDS encoding 4Fe-4S dicluster domain-containing protein, whose amino-acid sequence MAKIKGAVVVNTERCKGCNLCVVACPSDVLELHPREVNNKGYHYVYMKNPDDCIGCASCGLVCPDGCLTIYKKRIDN is encoded by the coding sequence ATGGCGAAGATAAAAGGAGCTGTTGTTGTAAACACAGAGCGATGCAAGGGATGTAACCTTTGCGTAGTAGCCTGCCCGTCGGATGTACTCGAATTGCACCCGCGTGAAGTAAACAACAAGGGATACCATTATGTGTACATGAAAAACCCCGATGATTGTATCGGCTGTGCAAGTTGCGGGTTAGTTTGTCCGGACGGTTGTTTAACCATCTACAAGAAGAGAATTGACAATTAA